CATGATAGTTTATTCCGACAcatcaaatatgttttaaagTGTCATAATATGCATAATGAACTAATAGTTTTGACCATGTGCCTCCCTCTTCATCCTTTTTTTTTGACTCGTGCCTCATTCACCCTCTTAATTTTGGTTGGAGAGGGAGGTGCCAGTAATTTGACAACAAACCAGTTGATCTATCCTGGTCTTAGAAATTGACACAATTTCTGTGAGGGAAAGTAGAAACTATAGTCTCCCCATCTGGTTTACCTTATTTTATCAAAAAGAAACTATAGTCTCTTCATCCAATGCCTTCTGTTTAATTGGTTATAAAATACAATGGTGAACTTTTGATGAGAAAATGAGTTTTGCCTTGGTGTGTAATTAATGAACTCTATTAAGTTTTTGACCTTGCTTGTTCTGCTGATTGCTGCAAAGAGATGTAAAAGTATGGTTATGGAACTGTTACTTAATTGTACTTTTGGGTTTTACTGTCATTATCTTAAGGCTACATTTCTACCAGAATCTTTTTACTGACACTTTTCTGGGATTTAGGAAATTATTGTGAAGATTGGCTGATATTGTTTATGTCTTTTATGTGCCCAGTATTTTGCAGACCGAGATATATTTTGTGCTGGTCGTGTCTCTGAAGAGGATCTGCAGCGGGTAGCAGCTGCCGCTGGGGGAACAGTGCAGACAACTGTGAACAATGTTATTGATGAGGTTTGGTCCTGGTCCCTTTTACCCATGTTCTTACCGGGACAACTGTACACCTTCCATAACAtggttaaattatattattagatTTTGGTCCATAACGTTTACTTTAACCATCTGGATTATTATCTAGGTTCTCGGCTCTTGTGAGATTTTTGAGGAGAATCAAGTTGGAAATGAGAGATTCAATATATTTAGTGGATGTCCCTCGGGCAAGACTGCCACTATTGTCCTTCGTGGTGGAGCAGATCAGGTTTTTGATCACTTCAGTTATGCATACAACTATTATTCTATTCTTTGGtcctaattttcttttttcaatgaTCTATACAGTTCATCGAGGAAGCTGAGAGAAGCTTGCATGATGCCATTATGATTGTTAGAAGGGCTGTGAAAAACTCTACTGTTGTTCCTGGAGGTGGTGCTATAGATGTAAGTACATTCTACAACCTCCAGAGAAGATTTCTTTATGATAACAGGTGTACCTTATTGATTGATAAAACTCTTGGATGCAGATGGAAATAAGCCGTTTCTTGAGGCACCATGCTCGAACAATTCAAGGGAAATCTCAGCTCTTTATAAACTCGTATGCAAAAGCTCTTGAGGTAGcaattcttctttcattttGCTTTAACAGAGAAATTATTTGCTATTTTTACTGGAATTAACTCAATGTATGCTGATGTGTCACGTCTGGTATTTGTATGTGCTATTTGAATGTACCAGTAATGTATTGAATTTTTGCTTTTCTGTTTTTTACTTTTGTGATAAGTTACCAACATGGCAACATCAGTTGCTTTCTTTGTCAAGTTACCTTGGAGAACTGGAGAAATAGATGCACCACCgatatcataaaaaaaaatggagagaGATAGCTGCTAGTGGTTTTTTTCTTTAGAAATATATGCAAATGTTAGACTGGTATATGCTAGAAAACCTGATGATAAGAAATAGATGCTAGTTGTCCTCTCAATCAGAAATAAATCATAGGATTGATTTTCAGACTGACAATGTGGTGTGGTAATTATGAGCAAGTGCACATTGGATTTAGAGAGCAGTTGAGAGCTGTACTTAGCATGGTTTTATTGTATTATCCATTGTTACCACTTTTATTCtcttggatttttttttataaaaagaatggTATCAGCACAAAGGCAGTGCTGAAAGCCCTTCTCTTGGAGGGCTTATGATTTGGTGCTTTCCCTTTTATCAACAATTATCAATAAATCACTTTGGTGTATGTGACCACACTAGTCTAATTTGATCAGTGGTTGTGTCCTAGACCTTTTTGCTATTGtctaatttgataattggttTTGTTTAGATCGGCTTTTGATGAAGTTATCTTTGTTGGTCAAATGTATGTTTACCAAGGAATTGACATGTTTGATTCCAAAAGAAACATATTCTTTGTTGTAAAAACTCTTTTTAAGCTATTGCTATTGCTCCTCTTATGTGGTAAGGGATTTGTCTCTGTTATCATTCTTAGTTGGCTAGGGCTGCCTATGCTAGTAGGTCTTTGAGATAGTCCATGGTTGTTCTTTTTGTGGACAATTTCTTGATATTGCTGGTTTTATGGAACTTAGTCATTGTGAGATGTCTCTTATTCCTTGTAGAACATATGTTCAATTCTGTGATACCTTACTATTTAAGATCTGGCATAATGCAGATTATTCCCCGTCAGCTATGTGACAATGCTGGTTTTGATGCAACTGATGTGCTGAACAAGCTCAGACAAAAACACGCTCTTCCATCTGGTATGCCTACCATTTCCCTATAATAATAACagcaacttatttttttaaaaaaacaagcATAACTTTTTAGGGTTTCAAGTTTTCTAGCCACTCTACGAGGGTTGATAGTTTTTCCTGGGATGGTTTTCTGCAAAAGTTTGGGGTTCTTTCCTTATTGTATTCCCTTAATAATGGTATTCCCTCTGTCCCTATTTCTGTGAAAGGGTTCGGAGTATGAGGGTCAAAGGACTTACTTTTGACTATTGGCATatgattcttcaaatatattaaGATAAAATTTGCATATTTGAAAAGCACATGGAAAGTACTAGAATTCATCCTAGTTAgtgattcaaaatattttaaagaaagtttgagaaaattataatcaaagaaaaaattgtCTGACTCCCTAAATAGTAACACCACACTTGAAATAGGATGGGAGGGagtattaaaagaaaaaagaaaaattaagaaaaagaaatttcatGCTCCTTAATGGTAGACACTATCCTGGGCAGGTGAGGGTGCACCTTATGGCGTTGACATTAATACTGGTGGCATTGCCGATTCATTTGCCAACTTTGTTTGGGAGCCAGCAGTCGTGAAGGTATATTTTACATCCACtgttccttttttatttgataaatttaGTTTAGCTTGTTATTAATCAATCACCCATCTTTTCCCACTTGTTTTTTTGCTAAAGCGTCAATTTTTCACAAGTATTCTTGGTTCCTAAAAAGCATTTGAAATGATTCTACTTTGTCCAGATCAATGCCATCAATGCAGCCACTGAAGCAGCATGCCTCATTCTGAGTGTGGATGAGACAGTGAAGAATCCTAAGGTAATTTTTTGTTTGTGAAACCCCAATTTGTCTACCATGCCCAATTTGTCTACCATTATGGACATAATAGACGGTGCAAATTGGGTTTTGTAAGTCACCCTTTGTTTTGCTTTTCTAATCTCCAAGATACTCACAagttactttaaaatatttcaccAAAAACAATTTGATGAAATAGGTGGGATTGGGAAACAAAGGGGATGGAAAGAGAACTAAGATGAGCTCGTAGTGTACATGCAGAAAACTAGAGTTGTGATTTTCACCTCTCAGGGTGCCTAGTGCTGGATGTTAGAATATTATTGTCGTATAAAGTTAGTCAATGTCTCCATGATAggttatatataaaatatggaTTGTATCTCATTCCTATAAATAGGTGTCATGtatttttatcattaatatttcaatattttttctcccttttatTTTCTCATATCGCCTTTTGAAACTCTTCTACTGAGACAGTTTGtcagaaataaaaaagagattctggttaagaaagataattgttATTTATTGGATAATTAAGAAATAGAATTCTtattgtcaaagaaaaaaaaagagaaaagaacaCTGAGACTGGAGGTGAATGTGAAGAGGAAGCCTTGAAAATCCTATTGTATTCACTACCTAAATTGCTGGAAGAAAATAACGCagtaatgattttttttgacGAAGTAATTAGTTCTATTGCAGGCATCAAGTAGATGCATAATAGTTACAAAAGCAAAGTAGCAAAAGGTCAACTCTCCTTTACATTGTTAGTTAATAGTCAGGGAACTGACAAAGTTCAGAAATGAATCAGGAGAATCTAGAGGGGATTAATAAACCCAACTATACAAAAACCTGAGGCAGTTAGCTTTTAAAGATTGGTAGGtagttgatattccatcaaAGCATCTTCTATTCCTTTCGTTCCAGATACTCCAAAAAATGGCTGCAGGTATCATCTTCCAGATTCTCTTAATGGTGCTATCAACTTTCCAGTTACCCCAACTTATCAAACATCACTGATATTCTGAGGCATGACCCATTTGAGACCAAAAAGAGCTAAAAACATACTCATCTACTGCTAATTGATGCAGTAGCTCTTCTGAATTTTGTTGATTAACAGTGTAACTTAAGATCCTTTGTGGCCAGGCCTTAGTGGTAAGGTTGGTTTGTTGCTACTATGCATTTTAGGGCTGTGTAGGTGTCTTAAGATTTTATCTCATTCTTTGTTCCTCTAAGAAAGCAAAGTGGGGAAGGAAAAATAATAGAGATGTGCATGGAGGGTGAACTCTATATGGTGCCATTTAGCCTAAGCTGACAAAGTCAAAGCAGTTCCGTCGCTCCGTGTTGCAGTCTGAGCTGGATGAGAAGAGACCATAATGTGCAAAGTTTTTGCAAGTTCTATATATCTCacctttttcttttgataacTGAGGAATCCCTGAGGGCAAGTTGGCGCACTGTCCAAAACCCAGTGGATAATTCCTCGACTGTTGGATAATTCCTCTACTGTTCTCTTCTTAAATGCGAGGCTTTTGTTTGTAGCAGGGTTCGAACTCGTGACGTGCACCTAACCCCCACATCACACACTGCTATTATGACTAGACCATAGCCTTGGGGGCTTCCTATGTCTTGCAATTTTCTTCCTTTTAGAACAGTAGCTAAGGTCCTAAAAAAGGCTTGTTCTTTGAGGATACTATCGTCTCCTGTGGAGCCGAAAGGGATAGCTTGCAGTCTACCTCTGCTGTGGTCTAAATTAGTTTAAGCCTGTGTTCTTCAAGCTGACCATGTGTATCTGCCATTTAGGTGAAGTTTTGTGGATTCTTTAGGTTTGCTCATCTGGTTTCCTTTTTGCTTGTGTTGGATGTGTTCATCGCACTTGTCAGCATCCTTACTATGCTTGCaataattcctatttcatttcAAACTGCAGTCTCAGAGTGCTCAAGGAGATGCTGCTGCAAGCGCCATGGGTGGTGGTAGAGGGCGTGGACGTGGGCGTGGAATGAGGCGGTGATAGATTTCACAAGTTCTTTGCAGATTTTGCTATGATTTTTCATTTAGTgtttgcatttttttttttgcattgttCGCTCCTCCCTTTTGTAGTTCTAGTTGTCTCCCTTCGACCAAATTTGGGCATCGATCCTCATATAGCAACCGAAAACGATCAAAACAGAGTTGTGTTAAATTCAGGCAATATCCAGTGAACTAAATCATATTTGCTGCTGTCAGTTTTGCAATGTACGAAGCCTACCATTGGATATATTATATTCTCTGTTGATTAAACTCTATCTGGTCGTGAAAGGTTCACAAAATTTCGACATAAAACTTCTAAGCCAACAGCAGTTCAGAGTGCAAATCCTATAATGAGATACAATTGATAAAACTCTGAACAACTGTTCAAATTTTAGAACCCGGTCCAACTCTGATGACATTGCAATATGAATTTAgaagtaaataaatataaagtgAAAATTCATCTTTTTTGAGCTCTTCCATACCATGATTCAGATCCATCTAACCTATTTACTATTTAGTATTTCAAGGATGCTGCAGCACCCTACGTTGAGCTTGCTTATCACTCATAATATCTTCAACAGACCAGTTTACTATTTAGTAGTATCTGTTTTTCTGTAAACAAGTCATTGGAGAAGAACACAAACTTAGCTATATAAAGTTCGTGCAATGCAAAATCCATAACATATTCATTGCTTCCTGAACTTTGTAAGAGGTGCAAAAATCAATTGTTTTGACAAGAAAGAATTTTACTGATACAAAAGCACAACTAAGCTTGTGCTGGATTtatgtacatgaaaaaaacttttgaatctATTACAGAATGATCATACAACATAATGTAGACTAAACCAATTCCACTCGTTTACTAATATTTTCTATAAGCTGGTTTGCACTCACCACTGCATTTTCAGGCGGAGTTCTACGTTTGACTAGCTGTCGTGGACTTCTACACGTCTGTAATATATTTGACATTTCTTCAGCTTTTGAAATGATGGATTTTCTTCTTGTATGCGACGAGTCTCCATCTCTAATATATGTGTTGGGTAACTTCTCAGAGTGGGGTGTAGATACCATCATGTTTCTAAGTTTTTCTGCATTTTCATTCATTCCTTGTTTTCTGAGATCATCGCGGAGTCTCTGATATGTTAGATACTGAGGAACTAGTCCTCTCCTAATCATGTCATGAAACCACTTGACAGCTTCATCAAACTGATGCATCTTGCAGAACAAATGTATAAGCATGGTACTTGTAGCCAAGTCCAAATCAAAACCGTTTGCCCTCATTTCTTGGATAATTTGCAATGCCAGATCCAATCTATCCTGCTCACATAGCATCTTAACCAGCAAATGGTATGTTAGTCGATCTGCTACGTATCCAGATTCAATTATCTTGGTATAGAGGTTTAAGCCTTCTTCAATCTTCCCAAACTTGGAGAAGTACCGAAAGAAGTAATTATAAGTTGTTGGTGTTGGCATAAAACCTCTATTTGTCATCATCTTAAGAATTTTACTTGCCCCAACAATATCTCCTGCCTTGCAAAAGCCCTTCACCAACGAATTGTAAGTTGATAGAGTAGGACCAGATTCCAACACTAATAGTCTCTCCATCATTCCTGATGCTTCCTTGAACCGTCCAGCTTCTCCTAATGCATCAATTACTGGATTGTAGACAACAACATTGGTATCAATTCCTTCCTCTTTCATTTCACCAATCAATTCAATAGCCATCTCAACTCTCCGCATCCGGCACAATCCTTCAACAAGGGTACCATAAGTTACAATGCTAGGTTTTATGCCCTCCTTTTTCATCTCAGCCCACAACCGCTCAGCTTTCTTGAGTTTTCTTGATCGAAACCATCCATTTAGCAATATATTATAAACCCGAATAGATGGCAACCAATTTGAGTCTTGTCCTTTTCGCCTATAAAAATACTCTGAAGCTTCTCTCACATGCCCCTCTTTGCATAAAGAATCTAATAGTATCTCAAATAAGTTGTCTCCCAAGACCAAAGCATGTATCtctaaattagaagaaaattcatatgtTCGAATGGCTGGTAAGAGCATACCTgcgaaaaagaaaaaacttgGGTTACTTGTACTCGTCAGataattagaactttcatgcgTACACACCACATGTTCATGTGACCAAAAGTTTCAAGATGAGCTCACTTTATGAGTTCACTGGAGAAAATACATGTATCAGGTTTCTTTTTCTGCAAGATACTGGATCCCAGGTGAAGGATGCAGATCGTTTTCCATCCAATGACATCATGGATTGAATATAAATGGTGGGAACAAATgaaaaggaggaaaaaaaattggcCAAATAACTGAATTTAATAAAAGCCACGTTAAAATAAGACAGTTTACATCATAGAACAAACTAAAGCCTTTTACAGATTAGACCTCATGAGTATCTAATAGCAACTTATTGTAtaagttaaaattataaaatagacAACATTTTAGCATAATTTACAAAAACAACTTTTCCAAATCCAGTTCAAAAACAAAACTTGTAGATTGGATCATCAAATCTAATACAACATCTATTGCAACAAAAACATAGCTGGTGTTATCGAATGGTTTAGTTGAACCTTAAAGGTCTTGCCTCCATGGACTTGGTCTAGTGGTAAGATGCAAAGCATGATGTGTGGTTTAGACGCATGTCATGGGTCTGCCACAGACAAAGCATGGTATTTAAGTGGAGCAGGGCTGAGCGGCAGGCCAGTACACCACAACCCTTGGGGATTTCTTGgttataaatgaaataaatgtaGCTGGTCTCAACAATGGATAAATGTGGGGACTTTCCTAACTAGTTGAACTATAATAAATCCCCTGAATACTGAATTATTTGGGATGGATTGACTTGAATAGAGCTGAATGGATACATAGAATgcaataacaacatacccaatgttgtcccacaaagtggggtctggggaggacaGAGTGACCTTACCCCCTTACCTCAAAGGTCTAGAGAGGTGGTTTCCGATAGACTATTGGCTCAGGGAAAAAAAAGTCCAAAGCAGTGCAGAAATAACAGAttataacaaaaacaataattacAATAAAACAACATGGTAGTCGAAGTACAACAAACAATAGATAGTAACAAAAATCCACTCAAATGTATTTATTGTGGAAAAAGACGAGCAGTACCTGCCCTTGCATATCGTCTGATCATTATGGCAAATGTGTCAAGATTGGGTCTTTCAGTAGAATTGAGTCTATCAAGTATCAAATTCCAAGCAGAATCAAATTCCCTTTCCTTGCCAAGGGCATTAACCACAGCATTAAACACAGGCATAGAGAAGGTAAACCACTCTTTCTTCTCAGCCCATAGGTAAAGGATAAACAAAGGCTTGGGAGAAGAATCAAAATGGTTGAAAAGTTGAAGAAACAGACACTCATTTACTTCAACCCCAGCTCTATCCAAGGCATTTTCAAGAACAGGACCAGGTGGGATGGTGGGGTCACGTAGAATCTCACATAGGGTGGTGAAATCACTGGGGCTGTAATTAGGGGTTTGGGGTTGGTGGGTTGAGGGAGGGGGTGCAAAGAGGGGGGTGGGTTGTTTGGGTGGTTGGTTCAGCTTAGGCCATTTCATTAGGGGTTTTCCTCGCGTTGATTTCAGCCATGATTGGGTTGAGAAGAGCTTAGAAGTAGGGTTTTTGGTAGTGAGATGTGAGAGAAGAGAAGTTAGAGAGATAATGGAGCGGCGGATGTGGGCGGCGTTTAGAGCTTTCATTGCATTTGttccacacacacacacacacagagTGATAATGGCGGATTGAGGTTTTTCTGGGGTTTATGCCCATCAATTGTTTACAAAACTCTCCGGGCTACTTCTCTCAATTTGTGAAAGCTAAATTTTTGTGATATTTTCAAAGGATTAAAAAATGTTCTTTAATCGGAAAGTTTGGTTTAGAACTGTTCAAAATTGAATAGAGCCTTTTTGttattgaattattgatttagtGGTCTTGATAACGATATCTAATATCAAGTTATtggtttgagattttttttaatggttaatcaataaattaataaattatacttATATTATTCGGTAGAAAAAATTCTTTACTTAGGTTTtagtttcatatttttatttctgtcacgatccaactcaCCGAGCCGTGCAGGCACCCACTTTATGACTTAAGTAGTAGAACCCTTA
This Solanum dulcamara chromosome 8, daSolDulc1.2, whole genome shotgun sequence DNA region includes the following protein-coding sequences:
- the LOC129901456 gene encoding pentatricopeptide repeat-containing protein At5g11310, mitochondrial, with the protein product MKALNAAHIRRSIISLTSLLSHLTTKNPTSKLFSTQSWLKSTRGKPLMKWPKLNQPPKQPTPLFAPPPSTHQPQTPNYSPSDFTTLCEILRDPTIPPGPVLENALDRAGVEVNECLFLQLFNHFDSSPKPLFILYLWAEKKEWFTFSMPVFNAVVNALGKEREFDSAWNLILDRLNSTERPNLDTFAIMIRRYARAGMLLPAIRTYEFSSNLEIHALVLGDNLFEILLDSLCKEGHVREASEYFYRRKGQDSNWLPSIRVYNILLNGWFRSRKLKKAERLWAEMKKEGIKPSIVTYGTLVEGLCRMRRVEMAIELIGEMKEEGIDTNVVVYNPVIDALGEAGRFKEASGMMERLLVLESGPTLSTYNSLVKGFCKAGDIVGASKILKMMTNRGFMPTPTTYNYFFRYFSKFGKIEEGLNLYTKIIESGYVADRLTYHLLVKMLCEQDRLDLALQIIQEMRANGFDLDLATSTMLIHLFCKMHQFDEAVKWFHDMIRRGLVPQYLTYQRLRDDLRKQGMNENAEKLRNMMVSTPHSEKLPNTYIRDGDSSHTRRKSIISKAEEMSNILQTCRSPRQLVKRRTPPENAVVSANQLIENISKRVELV